In the Pseudonocardia cypriaca genome, one interval contains:
- a CDS encoding DUF899 family protein yields MSTPTRTELAPEALPPIVTPQEWAVAAAELRAAEKEHMRAGDALAARRRRMPMVEFGSYTFQGADGPATLLDLFEGRRQLVVYQFMRGPSWCEGCCMFTDQISELAHLYTRDTTMANVSLSRYEDLAALRERMGWQVPFYSSLGNEFAADCGTAEGFGLSVFLRDGDRVFRTYFTNNRGVEAIGSVWSLLDRTPLGRQETWEDTPAGRPQTAAYEWWRLHDEY; encoded by the coding sequence ATGAGCACACCGACGCGCACCGAACTCGCCCCCGAGGCGTTGCCCCCGATCGTCACGCCGCAGGAATGGGCCGTGGCGGCCGCCGAGCTGCGGGCCGCCGAGAAGGAGCACATGCGCGCGGGCGACGCGCTCGCGGCGCGGCGGCGCCGGATGCCGATGGTCGAGTTCGGCAGCTACACCTTCCAGGGCGCCGACGGGCCGGCAACCCTGCTGGACCTGTTCGAGGGCCGCCGCCAGCTCGTCGTCTACCAGTTCATGCGCGGGCCGTCCTGGTGCGAGGGCTGCTGCATGTTCACCGACCAGATCAGCGAACTCGCCCACCTGTACACCCGCGACACGACGATGGCGAACGTCTCCCTGTCGCGGTACGAGGACCTCGCCGCGCTGCGCGAGCGGATGGGCTGGCAGGTGCCGTTCTACTCCAGCCTCGGCAACGAGTTCGCCGCCGACTGCGGCACCGCGGAGGGATTCGGTCTCAGCGTGTTCCTGCGCGACGGCGACCGCGTCTTCCGCACCTACTTCACGAACAACCGGGGCGTCGAAGCCATCGGCAGCGTCTGGTCGCTCCTCGACCGCACCCCGCTCGGGCGGCAGGAGACCTGGGAGGACACCCCCGCCGGCCGCCCGCAGACCGCCGCGTACGAGTGGTGGCGCCTGCACGACGAGTACTGA
- a CDS encoding NAD(P)/FAD-dependent oxidoreductase, whose protein sequence is MDDVVDLAVVGAGPAGSAAALRALQLRPEARVLLVDAAEFPRDKTCGDGIAAHALDLVEALGVPGVSRLGPPVPRMRLRSPGGQVVERTCARPNRVVPRTVFDAELVAAAVARGARLLRHRVRRLEVRPDRVVLDGAVAARVVVGADGANSTVRRMLGAPVAPPSATAVAVRGYAPTAVDPDTLVIEFARGSYPAYAWSFPLPGGGANVGFGVFDKRGSGSRAELVAALRALLPGHEPDPASVRGHHLPLSTTPRHHPDGRVLLAGDAAALVNPLTGEGIFDALASGVLAGRAALLGAAAGAAHRAAMRRTFGRHHAHGAVLSRLLHRPRFLDAAVLAAARRQSVFDSAVDLGLGCGTASLSSLAHVALSYATAGS, encoded by the coding sequence GTGGACGACGTGGTCGACCTGGCGGTCGTGGGCGCAGGCCCCGCCGGCAGCGCCGCGGCCCTGCGCGCGCTGCAGCTGCGCCCGGAGGCCCGCGTGCTGCTGGTCGACGCCGCGGAGTTCCCGCGCGACAAGACCTGCGGCGACGGGATCGCCGCCCACGCCCTCGACCTGGTCGAGGCGCTGGGCGTGCCCGGCGTGTCCCGGCTCGGGCCGCCCGTGCCGCGGATGCGCCTGCGCAGTCCGGGCGGGCAGGTGGTCGAGCGCACCTGCGCGCGGCCGAACCGCGTGGTGCCACGCACCGTCTTCGACGCCGAGCTGGTGGCCGCCGCCGTCGCGCGCGGGGCGCGCCTGCTGCGCCACCGCGTCCGGCGCCTCGAGGTGCGCCCGGACCGGGTCGTCCTCGACGGCGCGGTCGCGGCGCGGGTCGTGGTCGGCGCCGACGGGGCGAACTCCACGGTCCGCCGCATGCTCGGTGCCCCGGTCGCGCCGCCGTCCGCCACGGCGGTGGCCGTGCGCGGGTACGCCCCCACGGCCGTCGACCCGGACACGCTCGTCATCGAGTTCGCCCGCGGGTCCTATCCCGCGTACGCCTGGTCCTTCCCGCTGCCCGGCGGCGGGGCCAACGTCGGGTTCGGGGTCTTCGACAAGCGCGGCAGCGGCTCCCGCGCCGAGCTCGTGGCGGCCCTGCGGGCGCTCCTGCCCGGCCACGAGCCCGACCCGGCCTCCGTCCGCGGTCATCACCTGCCGCTCTCCACGACGCCCCGCCACCACCCGGACGGCCGCGTGCTGCTCGCGGGCGACGCGGCCGCGCTGGTCAACCCGCTGACCGGGGAGGGGATCTTCGACGCGCTCGCGTCCGGCGTGCTGGCCGGGCGGGCCGCGCTGCTCGGCGCGGCGGCGGGCGCGGCGCACCGGGCCGCGATGCGCCGGACGTTCGGGCGGCACCACGCGCACGGCGCCGTGCTGTCGCGTCTGCTGCACCGCCCCCGGTTCCTCGACGCGGCGGTGCTCGCGGCGGCGCGGCGCCAGTCCGTCTTCGACTCCGCCGTCGACCTCGGCCTCGGCTGCGGCACGGCCTCGCTCTCCTCGCTCGCCCATGTCGCGCTGAGCTACGCGACCGCGGGTTCGTAG
- a CDS encoding RNA polymerase sigma factor: MVGAVLEDVLRPLVPQVLGVLVRRHGQFEACEDAVQEALLAATVQWPAEGVPDNPRAWLLTVATRRLTDQWRSEHARRRRETTSALLDGLEEVAPEQPPAEDDTLTLLFLCCHPALSPPSQVALTLRAVGGLTTAEIARAFLVPESTIAQRISRAKRTVAGGDFALPAEADRTSRLGAVLHVLYLVFNEGYTATSGPDLQRPDLTREALRLVRQVHRLLPDDGEVAGLLALMSITEARRPARTRPDGGLVPLAEQDRGLWDRALLAEGIALIEATMARAPVGPYQLQAAIAAVHSEAECAEDTDWPQIAQLYRVLSTVAPGPMVTLNRAVAVGMVEGPQAGLDLLATLDEGPLAGHHRVPAVRAHLLELAGEREAARAAYLEAARRTTSEPERRYLEERADRLG; the protein is encoded by the coding sequence GTGGTGGGTGCGGTGCTCGAGGACGTGCTGCGGCCCCTCGTCCCGCAGGTCCTCGGCGTGCTGGTGCGCCGGCACGGACAGTTCGAGGCGTGCGAGGACGCGGTGCAGGAGGCGCTGCTCGCGGCCACCGTCCAGTGGCCGGCGGAGGGCGTGCCGGACAACCCGCGTGCCTGGCTGCTGACGGTGGCCACCAGACGTCTGACCGACCAGTGGCGCAGCGAGCACGCGCGGCGCCGCCGCGAGACGACGTCCGCGCTGCTGGACGGTCTGGAGGAGGTCGCACCCGAACAGCCCCCCGCCGAGGACGACACGCTCACGCTGCTGTTCCTGTGCTGCCACCCCGCGCTGTCGCCGCCGTCGCAGGTGGCGCTCACGCTGCGTGCCGTCGGCGGGTTGACCACCGCCGAGATCGCCCGCGCGTTCCTCGTGCCCGAGTCGACGATCGCGCAGCGCATCAGCCGGGCCAAGCGCACGGTGGCGGGCGGCGACTTCGCGCTGCCGGCCGAGGCGGATCGCACGTCCCGGCTGGGTGCGGTGCTGCACGTGCTGTACCTGGTGTTCAACGAGGGCTACACGGCGACGTCCGGACCGGACCTGCAGCGGCCCGACCTCACCCGGGAGGCGCTGCGGCTGGTCCGGCAGGTCCACCGGCTGCTGCCCGACGACGGTGAGGTGGCCGGCCTGCTCGCGCTCATGTCGATCACCGAGGCCCGCCGGCCTGCTCGTACCCGGCCCGACGGCGGGCTGGTGCCTCTCGCCGAGCAGGACCGCGGCCTCTGGGACCGTGCCCTGCTCGCCGAGGGGATCGCGCTGATCGAGGCGACCATGGCGCGTGCCCCGGTGGGGCCCTACCAGCTGCAGGCGGCGATCGCGGCCGTGCACAGCGAGGCGGAGTGCGCGGAGGACACCGACTGGCCGCAGATCGCGCAGCTGTACCGGGTGCTGTCCACTGTGGCGCCGGGCCCGATGGTCACGCTCAACCGGGCCGTGGCCGTCGGGATGGTCGAGGGCCCGCAGGCCGGCCTCGACCTGCTCGCCACCCTGGACGAGGGCCCGCTCGCGGGACACCACCGGGTGCCGGCCGTGCGCGCCCACCTGCTGGAGCTGGCGGGCGAGCGGGAGGCGGCCCGAGCCGCCTACCTGGAGGCGGCCCGACGGACGACGAGCGAGCCCGAGCGCCGGTACCTGGAGGAGCGCGCTGACCGCCTCGGGTGA
- a CDS encoding ArsR/SmtB family transcription factor has protein sequence MVDDQLDTVFGALADPTRRAILTRLAHGEATVTELAAPFAMSMPAVSKHLKVLERAGLISRGRNAQQRPCRLEAAPLASVAEWVQTYRRFWEGSFDRLDEHLQELQEGGPA, from the coding sequence GTGGTCGACGATCAGCTGGACACCGTGTTCGGGGCGCTGGCCGACCCCACCAGGCGCGCGATCCTCACGCGGCTGGCCCACGGCGAGGCCACCGTCACCGAGCTCGCGGCACCGTTCGCGATGAGCATGCCGGCGGTCTCGAAGCACCTGAAGGTCCTCGAACGGGCCGGGCTGATCAGTCGGGGCCGCAACGCGCAGCAGCGGCCGTGCCGGCTGGAGGCCGCGCCGCTCGCGAGCGTGGCGGAGTGGGTGCAGACCTACCGGCGGTTCTGGGAGGGCAGCTTCGACCGCCTCGACGAGCACCTGCAGGAGCTGCAGGAGGGAGGTCCGGCGTGA
- a CDS encoding pyridoxamine 5'-phosphate oxidase family protein, translating to MVEQRRGRRIAMSPAEVDAFLAEERTCRVATVGPNGPHATPLWYAWHGGALWLTSVVRSQRWADLQRDPRVAVVVDAGTSYDELRGVELRGRVEVVGEVPRTGERVPELEGPEQLMADRYLGGTFVHDGRHAWLRLAPDKITSWDFRKLGG from the coding sequence ATGGTGGAGCAGCGCCGGGGCAGGCGGATCGCGATGAGCCCAGCGGAGGTGGACGCGTTCCTGGCCGAGGAGCGCACCTGCCGCGTCGCCACCGTCGGCCCGAACGGCCCGCACGCCACGCCGCTCTGGTACGCGTGGCACGGCGGCGCCCTTTGGCTCACGTCCGTGGTGCGCAGCCAGCGCTGGGCGGATCTGCAGCGCGACCCGCGAGTGGCCGTCGTCGTCGACGCCGGTACGTCCTACGACGAGCTGCGCGGAGTCGAGCTGCGCGGGCGGGTCGAGGTCGTCGGCGAGGTGCCGCGCACCGGTGAGCGGGTGCCCGAGCTGGAGGGCCCCGAGCAGCTCATGGCCGATCGCTACCTGGGCGGCACGTTCGTCCACGACGGCCGGCACGCGTGGCTCCGACTGGCGCCGGACAAGATCACGAGCTGGGACTTCCGCAAGCTGGGCGGGTGA
- a CDS encoding SRPBCC family protein — protein sequence MTATREFTITREFAAPRELVFRAWTDPQHLTRWYGPHGFTTPLDSISADVRPGGMWRATMVLDATGQEFPTGGFYLEIRAPERLVFTWREPGGDAESVITVELTDLGDGRTAMTFHQAGFTTEEARENVHDGWSSAFDRLTEHVTHPEEDTRE from the coding sequence GTGACCGCCACCCGGGAGTTCACGATCACCCGCGAGTTCGCAGCGCCGCGCGAGCTCGTCTTCCGGGCCTGGACCGACCCGCAGCACCTCACCCGCTGGTACGGGCCGCACGGCTTCACCACACCGCTCGACTCCATCAGCGCGGACGTCCGCCCGGGGGGCATGTGGCGGGCCACGATGGTCCTCGACGCCACCGGCCAGGAGTTCCCGACGGGTGGCTTCTACCTGGAGATCCGCGCCCCGGAGCGGCTGGTGTTCACGTGGCGCGAGCCGGGCGGTGACGCCGAGTCGGTGATCACCGTCGAGCTCACCGACCTCGGCGACGGCCGCACCGCGATGACCTTCCACCAAGCGGGCTTCACCACCGAGGAGGCCCGGGAGAACGTCCACGACGGCTGGTCGAGCGCGTTCGACCGCCTCACCGAGCACGTCACCCATCCCGAGGAGGACACCCGAGAATGA
- a CDS encoding SRPBCC family protein, translated as MTDIPRTVPHRVTVVRTIAASPEALYAAWTEPDKMRQWYATVVDADVRVGGRYRIELHEDDGSVNGFTGEYLELTPPTRIAFTFTHHSQTPEDRISDEKVEVTFREVEPGRTELTLVNSWTGPEFEPSYYDELRSGWEEWVNRLEKAF; from the coding sequence GTGACCGACATCCCCAGGACCGTCCCGCACCGCGTCACCGTCGTCCGCACGATCGCCGCCTCCCCCGAGGCCCTCTACGCCGCGTGGACCGAGCCGGACAAGATGCGCCAGTGGTACGCCACCGTCGTCGACGCCGACGTGCGCGTCGGCGGGCGGTACCGCATCGAGCTGCACGAGGACGACGGCAGCGTCAACGGCTTCACCGGCGAGTACCTGGAGCTCACGCCGCCCACGCGGATCGCGTTCACCTTCACCCACCATTCCCAGACCCCGGAGGACCGGATCAGCGACGAGAAGGTGGAGGTCACCTTCCGCGAGGTCGAGCCGGGGCGCACCGAGCTGACGCTCGTGAACTCCTGGACCGGGCCGGAGTTCGAACCGTCCTACTACGACGAGCTGCGCAGCGGCTGGGAGGAGTGGGTCAACCGGTTGGAGAAGGCCTTCTAG
- a CDS encoding ArsR/SmtB family transcription factor, producing MVEQLDAVFHAMADPTRRAMVRTLAEGERTVGELAAPHPISLAAASKHLKVLERAGLVRRTVLGRRHVCRLEAQPLAAASRHLRFYEQFWTERIDALEAFVTRADEESP from the coding sequence GTGGTTGAGCAACTCGACGCGGTCTTCCACGCGATGGCCGATCCGACGCGCCGCGCCATGGTGCGCACCCTCGCCGAGGGCGAGCGCACCGTCGGCGAGCTCGCCGCGCCGCACCCGATCTCGCTCGCCGCCGCGTCCAAGCACCTCAAGGTGCTGGAACGGGCCGGTCTGGTGCGGCGCACCGTGCTCGGCAGGCGGCACGTCTGCCGTCTCGAGGCCCAGCCCCTCGCCGCGGCGAGCCGCCACCTGCGCTTCTACGAGCAGTTCTGGACCGAGCGCATCGACGCCCTCGAAGCGTTCGTCACCCGAGCCGATGAGGAGTCCCCGTGA
- a CDS encoding ABC transporter substrate-binding protein, with product MGAAGVGVFAGGFGAACASQPQPAVPAAGRPGDVIRIGFVTPETGSLAPYGEADGFVATAMGQFFAANPIVVGGRPHRVEIIKRDCQSDANRAADVAAGLVLDDGVHLMLVSATSDTANAVSDQCEAAGLPCVATAAPWQSWFYGRGGRPQSPFAWTHLFSWGLEDAQAVYADMWDQVATNRMAGALWPNDTDGLAWGNPDIGFPPAVAQRGYTIVDPGNYTGGSQDFSAQIAAFRTAAAEVLLGVPNPADFAAFWRQASENGYRPRIATVGRGIQFPATVEGIGQPAVNLATEVGWSPNHPFSSSLTGQSAADLAGAYTSATGRQWSQALGFAHALFEVAAAAFAAVGSVEDRKGIADAIAGMRLATVVGPLDFTAGPVRGVAKTPLVGGQWRPGTTTPYELVIVSNAQHPEIPVAGTVEPL from the coding sequence GTGGGGGCAGCCGGGGTCGGCGTGTTCGCGGGTGGGTTCGGGGCGGCATGCGCGTCCCAGCCGCAGCCCGCGGTCCCCGCCGCCGGGAGGCCCGGCGACGTGATCCGGATCGGCTTCGTCACACCGGAGACCGGATCATTGGCGCCGTACGGCGAGGCCGACGGGTTCGTCGCCACGGCGATGGGGCAGTTCTTCGCCGCGAACCCGATCGTCGTCGGTGGCCGCCCGCACCGGGTGGAGATCATCAAGCGGGACTGCCAGTCCGACGCCAACCGGGCGGCCGACGTCGCCGCCGGGCTCGTCCTCGACGACGGCGTCCACCTGATGCTGGTCTCCGCCACGTCCGACACCGCCAACGCCGTCAGCGACCAGTGCGAGGCCGCGGGCCTGCCGTGCGTGGCCACCGCGGCCCCGTGGCAGTCGTGGTTCTACGGACGCGGCGGGCGGCCGCAGAGCCCGTTCGCGTGGACGCACCTGTTCTCGTGGGGCCTGGAGGACGCCCAGGCGGTGTATGCCGACATGTGGGACCAGGTGGCGACGAACCGGATGGCCGGGGCGCTCTGGCCCAACGACACCGACGGCCTGGCCTGGGGAAATCCGGACATCGGCTTCCCACCCGCCGTCGCCCAGCGCGGCTACACGATCGTCGACCCGGGCAACTACACCGGCGGCAGCCAGGACTTCTCGGCGCAGATCGCCGCGTTCCGCACCGCCGCGGCTGAGGTGCTGCTCGGGGTGCCGAACCCGGCGGACTTCGCCGCGTTCTGGCGGCAGGCGTCCGAGAACGGCTACCGGCCCCGGATCGCGACGGTCGGCAGGGGCATCCAGTTCCCGGCCACCGTGGAGGGGATCGGCCAGCCCGCCGTGAACCTCGCCACCGAGGTCGGCTGGTCGCCGAACCACCCGTTCAGCTCCTCGCTCACCGGGCAGAGCGCGGCCGATCTCGCCGGCGCCTACACCTCGGCGACGGGGCGGCAGTGGTCCCAGGCGCTCGGGTTCGCGCACGCGCTGTTCGAGGTCGCCGCGGCGGCGTTCGCCGCCGTCGGATCGGTGGAGGACCGCAAGGGGATCGCCGACGCGATCGCCGGGATGCGGCTCGCGACGGTCGTCGGCCCCCTCGACTTCACCGCCGGCCCGGTGCGGGGCGTCGCGAAGACCCCGCTCGTCGGGGGTCAGTGGCGCCCGGGCACGACCACCCCGTACGAGCTGGTGATCGTGAGCAACGCCCAGCACCCGGAGATCCCGGTCGCGGGCACGGTCGAACCGCTCTGA
- a CDS encoding SGNH/GDSL hydrolase family protein, with the protein MRRSPARWVAPVLLATAIPLATAGPAAAEPEQTPVQRYVALGDSYAAGPLVPIPTGEPAGCLRSNQNYPSVVAKELGVADFHDVSCSGATTENITGPQSVPLGQNPPQLDALAPETQLVTISIGGNDIGFGDIVTECAKRSPLQPTGSACKDHYTAGGTDQLAQRIDEAAPKVARVLAAIDERSPDARVLLVGYPAILPDEGPGCFPLVPFSPGDVDYLRGVEKQLNAMLADQASRARTDFVDTYTPSIGHDACQLPGTKWVEGLVPTSPAAPVHPNALGMREIGGMVVDVLGDQPSRAAA; encoded by the coding sequence GTGCGCCGCTCCCCGGCCCGATGGGTCGCCCCGGTTCTGCTCGCCACCGCCATCCCGCTCGCGACGGCCGGTCCGGCCGCAGCGGAGCCCGAGCAGACGCCGGTACAGCGCTACGTCGCGCTCGGCGACTCCTACGCGGCCGGCCCGCTCGTGCCGATCCCCACGGGCGAGCCGGCCGGGTGCCTGCGCTCCAACCAGAACTACCCGTCGGTCGTGGCGAAGGAGCTGGGCGTCGCCGACTTCCACGACGTCAGCTGCAGCGGGGCGACCACGGAGAACATCACCGGGCCCCAGAGCGTGCCGCTGGGGCAGAACCCGCCGCAGCTGGACGCGCTGGCGCCCGAGACCCAGCTCGTGACGATCTCGATCGGCGGCAACGACATCGGCTTCGGCGACATCGTCACCGAGTGCGCGAAGCGCTCGCCGCTGCAGCCCACCGGAAGCGCGTGCAAGGACCACTACACGGCCGGCGGCACCGACCAGCTCGCCCAGCGGATCGACGAGGCCGCACCGAAGGTGGCCCGCGTGCTCGCGGCGATCGACGAACGTTCCCCGGACGCGCGCGTGCTGCTCGTCGGCTACCCCGCGATCCTGCCCGACGAAGGCCCCGGCTGCTTCCCGCTGGTCCCGTTCAGCCCCGGCGACGTCGACTACCTGCGCGGCGTGGAGAAGCAGCTCAACGCGATGCTGGCCGACCAGGCGTCCCGGGCGCGGACGGACTTCGTCGACACCTACACCCCGTCGATCGGCCACGACGCCTGCCAGCTGCCGGGCACGAAGTGGGTGGAGGGCCTGGTGCCCACTTCGCCCGCGGCGCCCGTGCACCCCAACGCTCTTGGCATGCGCGAGATCGGCGGGATGGTCGTGGACGTGCTGGGCGACCAGCCTTCTCGCGCCGCCGCCTAG
- a CDS encoding bifunctional 3'-5' exonuclease/DNA polymerase yields MRVAFDPGPRDGRPRIQRLHEDGSPAAAPETLPDLTAVAVLEEREAPRWVFARARTYRRLLTAGAGPPAGVGRAHDVELVEGLLVAADGHFGEPHGLAAAVARLQGRAPDPDPPAVDDGPPALFDTAAPGDELADVVAVHAAQQRALAAAGPGMRLLAAAESAGMLVAEEMTAAGLPWRADVHDRLLVDLLGPRPVLGGRPPKLAALAEAVDAAFGRPVNPDSPAEVLRAFARAGHELATTRSWELKQVDHPAVAPLLAYKELARLHSAHGWAWLRSWVRDGRFRPEYVVGGVVSGRWATRGGGALQIPKAVRAAVRADPGWRLVVADAAQLEPRVLAALSGDHALAPGEDDLYTALAAREFGGDRAKAKLALLSAMYGQTYGGAGVLLATLRRRFPAAMGFVEDAARAGEEGRLVRSHLGRTCPPARPGHEQPAAARARGRFTRNFVVQATAAEWALVLLAELRGQLRASGSPAQLVFFQHDEVLLHAPAEVAEETAAAVHAAAATAGRRLFGDTPVRFPMQARVVEGYDER; encoded by the coding sequence GTGAGGGTCGCGTTCGACCCGGGACCGCGCGACGGCCGGCCGCGGATCCAGCGGCTGCACGAGGACGGCTCCCCGGCCGCCGCACCGGAGACGCTGCCGGATCTCACGGCGGTGGCCGTGCTGGAGGAGCGGGAGGCACCTCGGTGGGTCTTCGCCAGGGCCCGCACCTATCGGCGCCTGCTCACGGCGGGAGCCGGGCCGCCTGCCGGGGTGGGCCGCGCGCACGACGTCGAGCTGGTCGAGGGCCTGCTCGTCGCCGCCGACGGGCACTTCGGGGAGCCCCACGGGCTCGCCGCGGCCGTCGCCCGCCTGCAGGGCCGCGCGCCCGATCCCGACCCGCCGGCCGTCGACGACGGCCCGCCCGCGCTGTTCGACACGGCCGCTCCCGGCGACGAGCTGGCCGACGTCGTGGCGGTGCACGCGGCACAGCAGCGGGCCCTCGCCGCGGCCGGTCCCGGCATGCGGCTGCTCGCGGCCGCCGAGTCGGCCGGGATGCTCGTGGCCGAGGAGATGACCGCCGCCGGCCTGCCCTGGCGCGCCGACGTGCACGACCGGCTCCTGGTCGACCTGCTCGGGCCGCGGCCGGTGCTGGGCGGGCGCCCGCCGAAGCTGGCGGCCCTCGCCGAGGCGGTCGACGCGGCGTTCGGCCGCCCGGTCAACCCCGACTCCCCCGCCGAGGTGCTGCGCGCCTTCGCCAGGGCCGGGCACGAGCTGGCCACCACGCGGTCCTGGGAGCTGAAGCAGGTCGACCACCCCGCCGTCGCGCCGCTCCTCGCCTACAAGGAGCTGGCCCGCCTGCATTCCGCGCACGGGTGGGCCTGGCTGCGCAGCTGGGTGCGCGACGGGCGGTTCCGCCCCGAGTACGTGGTGGGCGGGGTGGTGTCCGGCCGGTGGGCCACCCGCGGTGGCGGCGCCCTGCAGATCCCGAAGGCGGTGCGCGCGGCCGTGCGGGCCGACCCCGGCTGGCGGCTGGTGGTGGCCGACGCCGCGCAGCTGGAGCCGCGGGTGCTGGCCGCGCTCTCCGGCGACCACGCGCTCGCCCCCGGCGAGGACGACCTGTACACCGCGCTCGCCGCCCGCGAGTTCGGCGGCGACCGGGCCAAGGCCAAGCTCGCCCTGCTCTCGGCGATGTACGGGCAGACCTACGGCGGAGCCGGCGTGCTGCTCGCCACGCTGCGCCGCCGCTTCCCGGCCGCGATGGGATTCGTCGAGGACGCCGCCCGCGCCGGCGAGGAGGGCCGCCTGGTGCGCTCACACCTGGGCCGCACCTGCCCACCGGCGCGCCCCGGCCACGAGCAGCCCGCCGCGGCGCGGGCCCGCGGGCGGTTCACCCGCAACTTCGTGGTGCAGGCCACCGCGGCGGAGTGGGCGCTCGTGCTGCTCGCCGAGCTGCGCGGGCAGCTGCGCGCGTCCGGCAGCCCCGCCCAGCTCGTGTTCTTCCAGCACGACGAGGTGCTGCTGCACGCCCCCGCCGAGGTGGCCGAGGAGACCGCCGCCGCCGTCCACGCCGCCGCGGCCACGGCCGGGCGGCGCCTGTTCGGCGATACGCCGGTGCGCTTCCCGATGCAGGCCCGCGTCGTCGAGGGCTACGACGAACGCTGA